A single window of Polaribacter sp. SA4-10 DNA harbors:
- a CDS encoding dihydroorotase, with amino-acid sequence MNKSIVIKNSTIVNEGEVFVADVLLSNGKIEKIGRIDSNPNHTIIDGTGKHLFPGIIDGQVHFRDPGLTHKGDLYTESKAAIAGGVTSFIDMPNTVPNILTVENLNEKYEIASKKSLANYSFFLGVNGDNIDDVIKMDTSKFIGVSDDGLYFTKKGNLLADSPDTMEKLFANCKSIIAIHSEKEEIIEANEQIFREKYGEDIPAKFHPIIRSAEGCFQATKRAIELAKKHNARLHILHLTTEVETHLFQNNIPLKQKKITTEVSVHHLWFSDTDYDRLGMLIKWNPAIKTEKDKQGLLKALLDDRIDIITTDHAPHTLEEKQQPYFQSMSGAPMVQHTLNCMLEFYKQGLISLEKIVEKMCHNPAILYNMTNRGFIREGYYADLTLVDLDSPWTVSKDNLLYKCNWSPLEGTTFQTAIKQTFVNGNLVYDHGTFNENSVGMPIEFINN; translated from the coding sequence ATGAATAAGAGTATTGTAATTAAGAATTCTACGATTGTCAATGAAGGAGAAGTATTTGTTGCAGATGTACTTTTGTCGAATGGGAAAATTGAAAAAATTGGACGGATTGACAGCAATCCAAATCACACAATAATTGACGGAACAGGCAAACACCTATTCCCAGGTATTATTGACGGACAAGTCCATTTTAGAGACCCAGGACTTACTCACAAAGGTGATTTATATACCGAAAGTAAAGCTGCCATAGCAGGTGGCGTGACATCATTTATTGACATGCCTAATACGGTACCAAATATTTTAACCGTTGAAAACCTAAACGAAAAATATGAGATTGCTTCTAAAAAATCTTTAGCAAATTATTCATTTTTTCTTGGTGTAAATGGCGACAATATTGATGATGTAATCAAGATGGATACCAGTAAATTTATTGGTGTTTCTGATGACGGCTTATATTTTACAAAAAAAGGAAACCTCTTGGCTGATAGCCCTGACACAATGGAAAAACTTTTTGCGAACTGCAAATCAATTATCGCTATTCATTCAGAAAAAGAAGAAATTATTGAAGCCAATGAACAGATTTTTAGAGAAAAGTACGGAGAAGATATTCCTGCAAAGTTTCATCCTATTATACGAAGTGCTGAAGGTTGCTTTCAAGCCACCAAACGCGCCATTGAATTAGCAAAAAAACACAATGCTAGATTGCATATTCTTCACTTAACTACTGAAGTAGAAACACATCTTTTTCAGAATAACATTCCATTAAAACAGAAAAAAATAACAACCGAAGTTTCGGTACACCATTTATGGTTTTCAGATACAGATTATGACCGCCTTGGAATGCTTATTAAGTGGAATCCTGCAATTAAAACAGAAAAAGACAAGCAAGGTTTGTTAAAAGCATTACTTGATGATAGAATTGATATTATCACTACCGATCACGCACCACATACTTTAGAAGAAAAGCAACAACCCTATTTTCAATCTATGTCTGGAGCACCAATGGTGCAACACACGTTAAATTGTATGTTGGAGTTTTACAAACAAGGGTTGATTTCGCTAGAAAAAATAGTGGAAAAAATGTGCCACAATCCAGCAATTTTATACAATATGACCAACAGAGGATTTATCCGAGAAGGTTATTATGCTGATTTAACTTTGGTCGACTTAGATAGCCCATGGACAGTTTCTAAAGACAATCTTTTGTACAAATGTAATTGGTCTCCATTAGAAGGAACTACATTTCAAACAGCAATCAAACAGACATTTGTCAACGGAAATTTGGTGTATGACCACGGTA